In uncultured Desulfuromonas sp., the genomic stretch GAGCAGACAGGTCTTAAGCCCTGTTTCAATTATTGAAGCAGTTGTTGTGCATTCTCTCGAAAATGAATCCGCCAAGGCCATGGGTCGTTGAACTGATTGATATCCTGGTTGGCGACCCATGTCAGTTCCTGTTGTGCTTTGAGGTCCTCGCCACGGATTGGATAATAATATTTCCCCAGTGCCCAGCGTGGCAGCAACCATTTCTCACCGTGAGCAACAGCTTGTTGCATGGCAAGGTCACCTTGCTTTTTATCGCCGCCCTTACTTGAAGGCAGGGCGTAATAGCAGATGGCTTTGCAAAACTCAACAGCACCACCGCCAAACTGTGGGTTCACCTCCTGAATTCGATTGATCATTGTCAGTGCGTGGTTCAGTCGGTCAATATTGATAATCTTTGCGTAGAGAGACATCACTTCCTTAAATTCATACTGAATGGCGGTCACCCAAAACAGCATCGCCTCACTCTCGCGTGCCGTGAGAGCATCCGCAGCTTGCCATGGCTTCATCCCTTGCTCAATTTTCTCTCGAAAGTGCGGGTTGGTGTACATCGCCCATTCAGCGTAAACAATCGCCTGTTTAAAATACGCGGCTTTTTCTGCTCTTTTCTCCGTGTAAGCGGTTCCCAGTAAAATATACTGCGTGCTCAACGTTTGCAGGGCTTCGTAGTTATCGGGAGCGGCTCTTAATACCCACTGGTACGCTTGAATCGATGCAGACAGCTTCTCGACCGTGTCGGCCCGGGCATATTTTTTTCTTGTCTGTTCGAGAAGGTGCTCCACGGATTGCTGGTTGCTGGGCGGCACCGCTTGTTGCCAGGTGGGTTGCCATTGTTTGGCGCAACCGCTGAGGATAAACGTGATGAGAATGAGTAGCATGTGTTTGCTGAAATGGCGCATCGCAGATCTCTTTTTATGAAGATGGAGAACAAACTGTATCTTGGCATTTTATTAAATGCGCCGATGGTTATCGTGCGTCGCATTAAGTATGCCATGGTTTTTCCACTTGGCTACAGAGCGTGGCTGCAACAAGGAGCACATCCCTGATTCGTTGGTCTTAATGAAGAAAATTGCTCTCGTAACTCACGACAAAGAAAAGGCCACCGCACGTGATGTGCTGTGGCCTTTCCGCTTTGTTGATGGGGTAACTTTCAGGGTTTGTTTAAAGCAAAACCTCAGAACTGTTGAGGAGTAGGGTGGCGTTGCCACGATTACCACGAATAACGTCATCTCTTATTGATAAAGCGACCATATTTGGCATCAGAGTTCAAGATGTGATTTGCTACCCAGTTTTTGATGAAGGTGAGCACTTCCAGCCCAAGAGAAGTGTTGCCCGCGACAAAGTCGTGATGCATTTCGACCACCCGCTTCGTAAAATAAGCATGTTCTTTCTTGTGCTCTTCATAGCCGGGATAGTGTTTTAGCTGCATCCAGTATTCTTCGGCGGCGAAATGGTAGGTCGCGTAGTCGATCAACTCATCAAAGAGTTTTTCGAGTGAGAGGTCGACGGTTTTATTTACAAATTTTTCATAGGTGTCGTTCAGCAGGTCCACAAGATGTTTGTGGTGTTTATCAAACTGAGCAACATGTAAAAGAAAATCATCATTCCAGGTCACAAAAGGCATACGCATCTCCGTGATAAAAACCATAAGGCCAATGAGGATTTATGTTCATCTCCTGTAGGGAGGGTCTTATGTCAACTGTTGTCATTGCCGTTTTTTACAGCCAGCGGTCAGGAGGACCGCCCTGACTTTGTCAATCCGATTGCCGTCAAGAGCTGTGACCTGCAGGCTCCAATCCTGCCATTCAGCCACATCGCCGCTGCGTGGGACCTTGCCAATCAGGCACATCATCATGCCGCTCAGGGTATGATAGTGCCTTTTTTCTTCATCCGGCACCTGCTTGAGTTCGAGACGATCCTTGAGCTCTGGAATTGGGATCAGCCCATCCAGCAACCAGGCCCCATCCTTTTGCCGTACCGCCCAGACATCGTGCGGATTCGGAGGTGAAAATTCGCCGGACAGCGCCTCAAAAAGATCTTGCAGGGTAATCAGACCGAGGATCGCGCCGTATTCATCGACAACAAAAACCATCTGCACCCCGGACGTCTGGAAGCGTTGCAGCAGCTTCATACCGGTCAGAGATTCCGGCACATAAACCGCTGGTGTCAGATCGCTTTTGGGCGGCTTTTGCAGATTGCCCTCAAGATGATATTTGAGCAAACGGCTGGCGTTGACAACACCCAGCACCTCATCCATGCCCTCCCGGCAGACAGGAAAACGGGTGTGAGTCGATGACATGAGGGCGTCGAGGCTTTGTTCAAGCGGGCGGGCCATGTCCAGATAAACGATCTCGCTACGCGGCGTCATCAGCGAAACCGCCTGCCGGTCATCAAGGCGAAAGACATTGCGCGCCAGGGTGTGTTCCTGCTCTTCAATGACACCGGTTTGTGAGCTCTCCAGCAGAATCGCCAGAATATCCTCTTCCGTCAAGGTGGCGCTGCTATGGCCCTCTTTACCGAGTAACCTTAAAACGCCGTCGGTAGAAACGGACAGCAGATAGACAAAAGGACGCGACAGCATGGCCAGCACAGCGACAGGCCGTGCCATGACTCGGGCAATCCCCTCAGCGTTGGTTTGAGCCAGGCGCTTTGGCACCAGTTCGCCGATAACAATAGAAAAGTAGGTAATGCTGACCACAACAATTGCCGTTGCGCCAACAACACTGGCGTGTTGGTCAAATCCCACGTTGCGCAACAGGATTTCAAAATGGCCGGATAAGGCCGATTCACCGACAATGCCGCTGAAAATGCTGATAGCGGTAATACCAATTTGAACTGTGGAGAGAAAACGGGTGGGGTTGCGGCGCAGGAGCAACGCTGCTGCCGCCTTGGCGTCGCCAGCTTCGGCCAGCCGCTTCAGGCGCGTTTTTCGCGCAGTGACCAGAGCGATTTCCGCCATGGCAAACATGCCATTGAATAAAATCAGCGTGAACAGGATGAGAAGGCCCAAGACGTCCTCCGTGAAAAGTGTCACAAGCTGAACATTGGATGACCGTGTTACTTCGTCAACGACAAGAATAACAGATTTTATTGGACGGCGCCGTTGAGTTTGACTTTAGCAGGATGATGAAAACGTCCTGTCCGAGGATTTTCCAACGACGCAAGCAGAAAATGTGATTTCAGTCTTGCTCATAAAATCAAATACTTGAAAGCCTGTCCTTGATTTTTATCGTCCGTCCATGGGCTCCATAGTCTTTTTTTTTAACAGCCTGTTAGAGCTTAAGTTCATGGTGAAAACAATGATGGTTTTTATCTGTGACAGGAGAACGGTTAGGTTCAAGAGAGGCTTCCAGAGTTGTCATGTTGAAAGGAGAGGAACGTATTCTGATTTTTTGTGTGATCTTACAACGATTTTCCTTTTCAGGGGTTGAGTAATTTTAATAGGGGGAGTGTCCCGAAAGGGCACGAGAGGGCACGAGAGGGCCAGAAAGGCACTCGTTTAAGAGGATAGGGTAGCAAAAACGGGACAGCCCCACGTAGGGCTTTGGACAGTCCTGAGTTTGCTACGGAAGTGCTTAAACTAGCGCTATTCTGAAGTGTTTGAATGCATAAGTGAAAAAAGCGGAAGCCTCCAAATGGCGTACAGTTCATAATGATGAACGTGTGGGGTCGAACAAATCGCCCCAAGTCAGACCCAACAAGGAGGCTTCCATGGAAAGTATTTATTACATCGGTTTGGACGTCCACAAAAAAAGCATCGCTTACTGCATTAAAACCGAGAGCGGGAAGCTCGTAAGAGAAGGGACGATCAAGGCGCAACGCGAATCATTGAGGCAATGGCTGCAGGAGTTGCCAGCTCCGTGGATAGGCGCGCTGGAAGCAACGATCTTCACCGGTTGGATCTACGACTTTCTCAAGCCGCATGCTCTTGAGTTGAAAGTAGCGCATCCGCAAATGCTCAAGGCAATCACGGCGGCCAAAAAGAAAAACGATCGCGCCGATGCGGAAACGCTCGCGGATTTGCTACGTGTCAATCTTCTGCCGCAATGTTACATGATGCCGCCGGAGTTACGAGAATTGCGGCGTATGCTGCGTTACAGAAATTTGGTCGTGAGCGCCGCAACGCAAATGAAGAACAAAATGTCCGGTTTGTTGATGGAGGTCGGTGCTCCATACAGCAAACGACGCTTGCATGGAAAGAAATATTTTTCCGAGTTGCTCGAAAAGGTAGAGGATGTTCCTGACTCGGTCAAGGAACTGTTGGTTTTGAGTCGCGGTAATTTGGAACTGTTTACAGCGGTTCAGAAGAAACTGACTAAATCGCTACGCGAAGAGCCCCTTATTCAGGAGCGTGTTGAACGTTTGATGAGTATTCCTGGTGTAGGTGAGGTCATGGCCCTGACCTGGGTTTTGGAGATCGGTGAGCCGCAACGTTTCAAAAATGCTCGGCAGGCCATCAGTTACTGTGGACTTTGCAGCGCTCAAAAAGAATCCGCAGGTAAAGAAAGACGAGGACCAATTTCAAAAAAACGCAACAAACACCTGCAAACAAAGCTGATTGAAGCGGCAAAGCTGGCTCCACATTGGAACCCCCAGCTTGCGCTGATCCACGATAAAGAACTTAAAAAAGGAAATCGCAACCGGGCGACCCTGGCTGTAGCACGTAAACTCGTTGAATATATGCTGGCGGTTGAGAGACGTGGCACTCCATTTAAACAGGAGGTCAGTGCCAAGGTTGCATGAAAGGGAAGGCGAATAGATAGATTACCATGAATTCACACGATCTCCCGCCAGGCCTTGCCTTTCCGGGGACTGCGCAAGCTTGGCTGTGCGCCATTATATACTGTTTCAAGGCTGGCGGGTTGGCCCAAACTCAATCTTCCGAGACGGGAGCATCGTTTCCCTGAGACGGCACATGGATGTCTGGTCGCCTGACAGGCGGACCACAAGAACAAGATCAAAAAGATCGAAACGAATTCGTGAGGCTGCAACAAACCAGGCTTGGAGGATATCCGAAGCTAAAGGGAAATCTCCGTTTTCCCCTTGACTTTACTTATCATGGATGTCCCTCGTTTCCCCGAAATAAAGGCTGATTATGCCGATGATGACAAACACTGGAATCTTCTGAAGGGGCATCGTCATGATTTTTTATGCTCCTGACACCGTCGGGTCAATCACCTGGTCCATTGGTTGCGCGGGCCGTTTTAACTGCAGATGACAATGGCTACAGTAGATATCGACATCATCTAAATAGTCAGAAAGTCGATAAGGCGTTTGGCAATGCTCACAATGATAGACGCTTGGATCGTCTTCATCCAATGGGGCAACAGGTTTGTGTGACAGCAAGATCAAGGACGCCATAAATCCAAAAGGACCGAGCAGCAGAACAAGGACAATGACAAGGGTGCGTTGCGGGTGGTCCGTACGCACAGCCCACACGATTGGCGACAACCAGATCAGCACAAAAATGAGAAGCCACATGAGAAACCACAGGGTATTGTTCACGTTAAATCCTTTCTATGTGGATCACTTTCACCGCAAAACAAAATGGCCGAAAAAAGCCATTGAAATAATCATGGGCAGCACCGTTTGAATAAGGACAAATGCCTGCGCCAGATAGCCCCATGCACGATGGTTCGTATTGGATGCGCAGCGCCAGGTGACCATTGCCGCCCATAACCATGCCGTTTGAATGGCCGCCAGTGTCAAGGGCGTAAGAAGCAGGTCTGCTAAGTGAGCTGTTTCAATAATATGATAGTGCTTCAACCCCCATGTAATCCCCTGAGTGCCAATGCCCAGCGCATAAGGAAGTGCAATATACAACAGCCAAAACGCCTTCCACAGGGGAAGTTCTCCAGCGATTGCCAACTCCAATGTTCCCGGTTGCTTGTGCTGATCCGAGCTTTTGTCTGAATCACGTAGCAGACGTGACAGATACACAGAAGCCAAGCCAAAAATAGCGCTCCAAAGTGCTGCCAGTGAAAATCCCCAGCTCACCAACCGCCATGCCAGATCTCTCTTAGACTTGGTTGCGTCGAGAATCAACATACATAACTTTTGCAGCGATGTAACGTCCGTCATTTTTGTAATGTCATCTGCCAGCGTTGGAAACATTGGAATGTCAATTTTGTAGATAATATGTATGAAAAGGGCAGAGATCAAAAGTGTCAGAACCGCCCAGGAAGATAAGATTTCAAGGGTAAACGCCGCTCGTTTGATTGGTTGCATGGGTTGGCTCCTGTCTTTATTGTTGAATTCTCTTCGTAGAGGGTAAGTTAAATTGGCGAGGTACGCCTATGCGGTTTTTTTGAGAAAACAAATCAAGCTGTCAAAGAAGTCACTTTTGTGTGGAATGGAAAGGTAAAAATTCCACAATTAGGGTGAAATTTAAAGTCGGACTACGCCTTACATTGCGCTGGCGCTGTGTGTAATTATTCGAGATCGTTACGATGCGTGTCGGGCTTTTCCCCTTTTTTCCAGGAGTAAACATCAGACAGGACGGTATCCTAATGTTCTTTGGCTGTCGCCATGATATTTCTCCAGCCAGGGGGTGAGGCAATGCGTGTTTTTGATGCACGGAGAAAGCGAGAGCCTCTGTAGGAGCGAATTTATTCGCGAATTGTTCTGGTCATTGATCCTTTTCATGAGGGGAATTCGCGGCTGAAGCCGCTCCTACAATAAGATGATGTGCGGCGAGAACACTGAACTGTCACTGTGATCTTCCCTCTGTCGAGGTGCTCCTGCCTGTTTCATAAAACAGATTTTACATTTGTTGACAAGTTTTTTACCTGGTCGCGACAACTGTGTGCCTCCACGGCGCTATAGTGAAAATCACAAAGCCACACAAATTGAGCTTTTCAATACAGGCTACTTTCAGCGCACAAAAAAGGGGGATCATATGAAAAACGTACGCCATCTTCTTATCGCACTTTTGTTTGTCGTAATCAGTTTCCCAGGACTGGCTTTGGCCAGTGATCTTTATGATGAGAACATCATTCATCAGCCGAAAGACGGCATCATTCGCCTGTTTGGCCCAGGTGGCCCACATAGCGGCTATATCAAAGTAGCCAAAGCGTTTGAAAAGGCCACCGGCCACAAAGTCGAGGTTATCTTTGGCCCGGAAAGCCGCTGGTCAAAAGATGCCCAGCAGCGAGCCGACATTATTTTTGGCAGCTCTGAACAGTCGATGATCGCGTATCTGGAGAACTATCGGTTTGTTACCAGCGAGATGGTTCAGCCACTCTACATTCGCCCGGCGGTGATCGTTGTGCAAAAAGGCAATCCCAAAAATATTCAAGGTTTTAACGACCTGCTCAAGCCGGGCATGAGTGTTATTGTTACAGAAGGCAAAGGGGTGTACAACACCTCCGGTACCGGTGTCTGGGAAGATGTGGCCGGGCGGCTTGGTTCACTGAATGATGTCAAAACGCTGCGCCGCAATATTGCTTCGTTTGAAAAAGGCAGTGGTGCCAGCTTCCGTGCATTTAAAAATTTGAATGCCGATGCCTGGATCACCTGGAGTCATTGGCCAATTGATCATGCCGATGTCGCAGACTATGTTGCGCTGGAACCGCAGCGCCAAATTTACCGCGTGACTAATATTGCAGTGTCACCGCAGGCAGATCCAGCAACATGGGCGTTTGTTACCTTTTTGAAAAGTTCCAAAGGTGCCGAATTGTTTGCCACGGAAGGTTGGACAAGATAGCAGTCAGGTTATAAAGTACAAACAATTTTCGTTGCCGGGCATTTGCCCGGCAACGTGTTTTTTTGCGGGAAAGGGCACATTTCAGATATGCCAGAATCGACTACCACCACATCACCTAAAAAACGACTGGTGTTTGTCGCCTTCATTGTGGTGATTGTCACTAGCGCGATTCTTGCGGCTTTGGGCTATCATTATCTTACCTATCGCAATGCTCTGATGCAGAATGCGGTGATTCGCAGCGGCCAGATGTCGGTACGCGTGTGTGTGGATGACCTTGAGCAGGCGATTCTCGCCGAAGAGAACAGAATGATTCTCGATGTCGCAGTCGCCCGTTCAGAGCTTTTGGATGCCAAGCGATTGGCACGTATCAATCAACGTTATCCGATGATTGATACGTTGTTTCTTCATCCAACACTAAGCTCTGAAGCCAGAGACAATCCGTTGCAGGCCTGGCTGATTCGGCGAGTTCAACAAGACGTGGCGACGCGGCCAACCCAGCCTTTGAAGCTGCGTCATCTCTCCGGTTGGCTTAACGACCAACCGGTCCAGGTCGGATTCGTTCTCCTGGCCGGTGGATCCGCAGACTCTCCGGGACAGTATCTGATCTTTACCCTTGATCTGCACGCTATCCAAACCCGCTTGTTGTCTGAGCATCAGCAGATCCATGACCACATTGTGATCCGGGAAAACGTTTCATCCGAGCACGCTGGTGCGGAAGATCCGTTTGTTGTTGAAGCCTCATTTGGTCAGATCCTTCCCTTTTGGACTCTTACCAGCACCATCGACAACCAGGGTATGACCAGTCGCTCCCGCATGGAATTCGTTATTTATTCCACCCTGATTGTTTTTCTGTTTGGCCTCATTTTGCTTAGCGTCTATTTCATCTGGCGGCAGGTTCATCACGAAAAGAAACTCTCCTTAGTGAAATCGCAGATGATTTCCCATGTTTCTCATGAGCTGAAGACACCGCTGTCGCTGATTCGCATGTACACCGAAACCCTGCTGCTTGGCCGGGTGGAAACGCCCGAAAAAAAGGAGAGCTATTATCGCATTATTCTTGGTGAATGCGACCATCTGCACCTTCTGATCAATAATACTCTGGATTTTTCCAGCATTGAAAAAGGGATGAAGGAGTACCATTTTAAATGCGGCAATCTCGCTGAAGTGCTAGAGCATCTTGTGTCGCAATATCATGATTACTTCACGCAACAAGGCTTCGCCGTGTGCGTTGCGATCGACAACGATATTCCGAACTCATTTTTTGATCCTCTAGCGATCAATCAAGTGTTTGGCAATCTGCTCGATAACGCCATAAAGTTCAGTCCTGACGAAAAAAAAATCTATCTGGCGCTGTCAGTAAAAGAGGGTGAGATGAAAGTCGAAGTCACGGATTGTGGCATAGGTATGCGTCCTGATGGTGTGGCAGCAATTTTTGCGCCCTATACGCGATTGTCCAGCAAGTTTCGTGGTTCAGGAATTGGCCTGTCGTTGGTAAAGCACGCCGTTGATGCCCATGGAGGAACCATTCAGGTTTTAAGCAAACCCGGCGCGGGGAGCACGTTTATTGTGACCTTGCCGATCAGGGAGGGAGCAGATGACGCTTAA encodes the following:
- a CDS encoding bacteriohemerythrin → MPFVTWNDDFLLHVAQFDKHHKHLVDLLNDTYEKFVNKTVDLSLEKLFDELIDYATYHFAAEEYWMQLKHYPGYEEHKKEHAYFTKRVVEMHHDFVAGNTSLGLEVLTFIKNWVANHILNSDAKYGRFINKR
- a CDS encoding hemolysin family protein; the encoded protein is MGLLILFTLILFNGMFAMAEIALVTARKTRLKRLAEAGDAKAAAALLLRRNPTRFLSTVQIGITAISIFSGIVGESALSGHFEILLRNVGFDQHASVVGATAIVVVSITYFSIVIGELVPKRLAQTNAEGIARVMARPVAVLAMLSRPFVYLLSVSTDGVLRLLGKEGHSSATLTEEDILAILLESSQTGVIEEQEHTLARNVFRLDDRQAVSLMTPRSEIVYLDMARPLEQSLDALMSSTHTRFPVCREGMDEVLGVVNASRLLKYHLEGNLQKPPKSDLTPAVYVPESLTGMKLLQRFQTSGVQMVFVVDEYGAILGLITLQDLFEALSGEFSPPNPHDVWAVRQKDGAWLLDGLIPIPELKDRLELKQVPDEEKRHYHTLSGMMMCLIGKVPRSGDVAEWQDWSLQVTALDGNRIDKVRAVLLTAGCKKRQ
- a CDS encoding IS110 family transposase, yielding MESIYYIGLDVHKKSIAYCIKTESGKLVREGTIKAQRESLRQWLQELPAPWIGALEATIFTGWIYDFLKPHALELKVAHPQMLKAITAAKKKNDRADAETLADLLRVNLLPQCYMMPPELRELRRMLRYRNLVVSAATQMKNKMSGLLMEVGAPYSKRRLHGKKYFSELLEKVEDVPDSVKELLVLSRGNLELFTAVQKKLTKSLREEPLIQERVERLMSIPGVGEVMALTWVLEIGEPQRFKNARQAISYCGLCSAQKESAGKERRGPISKKRNKHLQTKLIEAAKLAPHWNPQLALIHDKELKKGNRNRATLAVARKLVEYMLAVERRGTPFKQEVSAKVA
- a CDS encoding substrate-binding domain-containing protein, translated to MKNVRHLLIALLFVVISFPGLALASDLYDENIIHQPKDGIIRLFGPGGPHSGYIKVAKAFEKATGHKVEVIFGPESRWSKDAQQRADIIFGSSEQSMIAYLENYRFVTSEMVQPLYIRPAVIVVQKGNPKNIQGFNDLLKPGMSVIVTEGKGVYNTSGTGVWEDVAGRLGSLNDVKTLRRNIASFEKGSGASFRAFKNLNADAWITWSHWPIDHADVADYVALEPQRQIYRVTNIAVSPQADPATWAFVTFLKSSKGAELFATEGWTR
- a CDS encoding HAMP domain-containing sensor histidine kinase, whose protein sequence is MPESTTTTSPKKRLVFVAFIVVIVTSAILAALGYHYLTYRNALMQNAVIRSGQMSVRVCVDDLEQAILAEENRMILDVAVARSELLDAKRLARINQRYPMIDTLFLHPTLSSEARDNPLQAWLIRRVQQDVATRPTQPLKLRHLSGWLNDQPVQVGFVLLAGGSADSPGQYLIFTLDLHAIQTRLLSEHQQIHDHIVIRENVSSEHAGAEDPFVVEASFGQILPFWTLTSTIDNQGMTSRSRMEFVIYSTLIVFLFGLILLSVYFIWRQVHHEKKLSLVKSQMISHVSHELKTPLSLIRMYTETLLLGRVETPEKKESYYRIILGECDHLHLLINNTLDFSSIEKGMKEYHFKCGNLAEVLEHLVSQYHDYFTQQGFAVCVAIDNDIPNSFFDPLAINQVFGNLLDNAIKFSPDEKKIYLALSVKEGEMKVEVTDCGIGMRPDGVAAIFAPYTRLSSKFRGSGIGLSLVKHAVDAHGGTIQVLSKPGAGSTFIVTLPIREGADDA